CCCAGCTCCGCAACGCGGAGAAGAACCACGAGATCGAGGCCGTCGGCGAAGAGCTTCGCGGCCTGTTCGCGTGGCAGGAGGAGGGCGAGGAGGAAGAGGAGTCGACCGAGGTGACGGCCTGATGGGCGCCCGCGGCGACGCGAACGGGGCGACGGCGACCGCACCCCGCACGGGTGATCCCCGATGAGCGAGGGGACCCTGTACGACAAGGTGTGGGACCGCCACAAGGTGACGGAGCTGCCGACCGGACAGGACCAGCTGTTCGTCGGGCTCCACCTCGTCCACGAGGTCACCAGCCCGCAGGCGTTCGGGATGCTGAAAGAGCGCGGGAAGGAGGTCGCGTTCCCGGAGCGCACGCACGCGACGGTCGACCACATCGTGCCGACCGGCAACCGCGACCGACCGTTCAAAGACGAGGCGGCCGAGACCATGATGTCGGAGCTCGAGGAGAACCTCCGCGGGTCCGGCATCGACTTCTCGGACCCCGACTCGGGGAACCAGGGGATCGTCCACGTCATCGGACCGGAGCAGGGGCTCACCCAGCCCGGCATGACGATCGTCTGCGGCGACTCACACACCTCGACGCACGGCGCGTTCGGCGCGCTGGCGTTCGGCATCGGCACCTCGCAGATTCGCGACGTGCTGGCGACGGGCTGCGTCGCCATGGAGAAACAGAAGGTCCGCCGGATCGAGGTCACCGGCGAGCTCGGCGAGGGCGTCACCGCGAAGGACATTATCCTGACGATCATCGGGAAGCTCGGGACCGACGGCGGCGTCGGCCACGTCTACGAGTACGGCGGCGAGGCCATCGAGAGTCTCGGCATGGAGGGACGGATGTCCATCTGTAACATGTCCATCGAGGGCGGCGCCCGCGCGGGGTACGTCAACCCCGACGAGACCACCTACGAGTGGCTCCGGGAGACGGACGCGTTCAAAGACGATCCGGAGAAGTTCGAGCGGCTGAAGCCCTACTGGGAGTCGATCCGGACCGACGACGACGCCGAGTACGACGACGTCGTCACCATCGACGGGTCGGCGATCGAGCCGACCGTGACGTGGGGGACCACGCCCGGACAGACCGCGGGCATCACCGAGCCGATCCCCGACCCGGACGACCTCCCCGAGGAGGACCGCGACACCGCCCGCCGCGCCCAAAAGCACATGCGCGTCGAGCCGGGCGACACGATGGAGGGGTACGAGATCGACGTGGCGTTCCTCGGATCGTGTACGAACGCGCGCCTGAAGGACCTCCGCGAGGCCGCGGCGTTCGTCGAGGGCCGCGAGGTCGACGACGACGTGCGCGCGATGGTCGTGCCCGGCAGTCAGCGCGTCCGCGACGCCGCCGAGGCGGAGGGGTTAGACGAGATCTTCACCGAGGCTGGCTTCGACTGGCGCGAGCCCGGCTGCTCGATGTGTCTCGGCATGAACGACGATCAGCTGGTGGGCGACGAGGCGAGCGCGTCCTCCTCGAACCGGAACTTCGTCGGCCGACAGGGGTCGAAAGAGGGCCGGACCGTGCTGATGAGTCCGATCATGGTCGCGGCCGCGGCGGTGACCGGCGTGGTCACCGACGTCCGCGAGATGGAGGAGGTGGCGACCGTATGAGCTCCCCCGAGTTCAGCGACGGCGAGGCGCCGGCGGAGAAGGTCACCGAGGTCAAGGGGACGGGGATCCCCGTCCGCGGGAACGACGTCGACACCGACCAGATCATCCCGGCGCGGTTCCTGAAGGTCGTCACCTTCGACGGGCTGGGGCAGTTCGCCTTCTTCGACCAGCGGTTCGACGACGACGACAACGAGAAAGAGCACCCCTTTAACGAGGAGAAGTACCAGGGCGCGAACGTCTTAGTGGTCAACGCCAACTTCGGCTGCGGCTCCTCGCGCGAGCACGCGCCGCAGGCGCTGATGCGCTGGGGGATCGACGCCGTCGTCGGCGAGTCGTTCGCGGAGATCTTCGCGGGCAACTGCCTCGCGCTCGGCATCCCGACGGTCACCGCCGACCAGGAGTCGATCGAGGCGCTCCAGGACTACGTCGAGGCGAACCCCGACGCGGAGGTCGACATCGACGTGGCCGCGGAGACGATCACGTACGACGACACCGTGATCGACGCGACGGTCCACGACGCCCAGCGGAAGGCCCTCGTCGAGGGCGTCTGGGACACCACGGCGCTGATGGGCGCGAACGCGGGCGCGGTCCGCGAGACCGCCCGGTCGCTCCCCTACGTTCCGGAAGCGGACATTCCGGGGGACGAGGCGTGAGCCACGAGGTCGCCGTCATCGAGGGCGACGGGATCGGCCGGGAGGTCGTCCCCGCGGCCCTCGAGGTGTTGGAGGCGTTCGACCTCGGCTTCGAGTTCGTCCGGGGCGAGGCCGGCGACGCGACCAAGGAGGCGACCGGCGAGGCGCTTCCGGCGGAGACGTACGAGCTCGCCGCGGGCGCGGACGCGACGCTGTTCGGCGCGGCCGGCGAGACCGCCGCCGACGTCATCCTCCCGCTCCGGGACGCCGTCGACTCGTTCGTCAACGTCCGACCGGCGAAGGCGTACCCCGGCGTCGACGCGCTCCGGCCTGAGACGGACGTCGTCTTCTTACGCGAGAACACCGAGGGCGTCTACTCGGGCCACGAGGACCGGCTCTCCGAGGACCTCTCGACGCTGACGCGGGTGGTCACCTCCTCGGCCTCCCGGGAGCTGGCGGAGTACGCCTGCGAGTTTGTCGCCGACGGGCGCGGCCCCGCCGGCGGCCCGGAGGACGGGTTCACGGTCGCGCACAAGGCGAACGTGATGCGCGAGACGGACGGCCGGTTCCGCGAGGAGATGCTCGCGGTGGCCGACGAGCGCGGCGTCGACGCCGACGAGGAGCTGATGGACGCGTTCGCGACGAAGCTCCCGCTCGACCCGACGCAGTACGGCGTGATCGTCTGTCCGAACCTCGCCGGCGACGTGCTCTCGGATTTAGCGGCCGGGCTCGTCGGCGGGCTCGGTCTGCTCCCGTCGGCGAACGTCGGCCACGACAACGCGCTGTTCGAGCCGGTCCACGGCACCGCGCCCGACATCGCCGGGCAGGGGGTCGCGAACCCGACGGCGGCGATCCTGTCGGCCGCCATGCTGCTGGAGTACCTCGGCTACGTCGAGGAGGGCGGACGGGTGCGCGACGCCGTGGAGGGCGTGCTCTCCAACGGGCCCCGCACCGGCGACCTCGGCGGCGACGCGACGACCGACGAGATTACTGCTGCGATCGTCGACCGGCTATAGTCCTGGGAGACGTAGCCCTCCGCGAGACACGCTCTCGCACGGCGACCGCGGGCGAACCACAAGAAAGGAAACCCTGCGGCCCGTCCGTGCGGCTATGAGCAACTACGAAGTCGCGATGGAAGCCGCCTGGTTGGTCCGTGACGTCGAGGAGACCGACGACGCCATCGGCGTCGCGGTCAGCGAAGCCGGAAAGCGACTCAACGAGACGGACAAGCAGTACGTCGAGGTCGAACCCGGCGTCACCGGCTGTCCGGCCTGCGGCGAGCCGTTCGACGCCGCGTTCCTCGCCGCGAACACGGCCCTCGTCGGGCTCCTCCTCGAGATCGACATCTTCAACGCCGACAGCGAGGAGCACGCGGAGCGGATCGCGAAGAGCGAGGTCGGCGGCGCGCTGCGCGACGTTCCCCTGGAAGTCATCGAGATCATCGAGACGGAGGGCGACGAGGACGACGACGGCGACGAGTAACGCCCCGCGACGAGGGGCGAGCGCCTCGGGGCCGATCGGCGCGTGCGCGACCGCCCCCGCGATATCGGTCGCCGCCGAAAGCTTTTCTAATAACCCGGAGTTATTTGGCGCATGGAACTCCCGACGCCACAGGACCTCCGCGAGCGGCGGACGACGCTGGAGCTGACCCAGAGCGAGCTGGCGGACGCCGCGGACGTCTCCCAGCCCCTGATCGCCCGGATCGAGGGCGGCGACGTCGACCCGCGGCTCTCGACGCTCCGGCGGATCGTCAACGCGCTCCAGGAGGCGGAGGGCGAGGTCGTGCGCGCGAGCGACCTGATGAACGAGACGGTGATCAGCGTCGCGCCCGACGACGCGGTGCGCGAGGCGGTCGACCTGATGGAGGAGGAGGCGTACTCGCAGCTCCCGGTCCTCCAGAACGGGGTGCCCGTCGGCTCGATCAGTCAGGGCGACGTGGTCCACGCGGGAGAAAACGTCGGCGACCACCCCGTCAGCGAGGTGATGAGCGAGTCGTTCCCCACGGTCGCGCCGAGCGCGACCGTCGACGAGGTCCGGAACCTGCTCGACCACTACAAGGCCGTGATGGTCACCGACGGCGGGGAGACGGTCGGGATCATCACCGAGGCGGACATCGCCGCGCACCTCTCGTAGCGGGCTACTCCCGCCGCCGCGTCTCGTCAGTTTCCGCCTCGCTCCGCTCCGCCTCGCGCCGCTCCGAGAGGCGCTCCCATATCTCCGTACAGCCCGCGCCGTCCTCGACGTCGGCGAGGTGACCCGAGTCGTCGGCGTCGTGCTCCTCGGCCTCCTCACCGCCGAGTTCCCCGCTCGCGTCGCCGGCCTCGGCGACGTCCGTCTCGGCCGACTCGGATCGGTCCGTCATCGATCGGGGCTACGCGCCCCTCGATCAAAAGGTGGCGTTCGCGAGTAAATCGGGCCGGTGTTCCGGTTTTCCGGCAATAATTACTTTTGTGTCGCGCGCCTACAGCTCCAGTCCGCGGATCGAGACGGTTCCCGCCTCGGCGTCGTCGCCGTCGCCTGCCGCCGTCGGGTCGGCCTCCTCCACCCGCCCGATCACGCGCCCGCCGGTCTCGGCCGCCAGCGACTCGGCCGACTCGGGATCGAGCGCGGCCACGAAGCCGGTGCCCATGTTGAACGTGCGGTACATCTCCTCGTCGGGGACGTTCCCCTCGGCCTGCACGAACTCGAAGACGGGCTGGGGGTCGAACGCGTCGTCGACGACGTACCGGTGGTCGCCGAGCCGCGTCAGGTTCGTCCAGCCGCCGCCGGTGACGTGGGCCGCGCCGCGCACCCCGCGCTCGCGCATGGGATCGAGCAGGTCGGTGTAGATCCGGGTCGGCTCCAGGAGGGCGTCGCCGACCGTCTCGTACCCCTCGAACGGGCAGGGGTCCGCGTACGCGTGGTCTCGGGTGGCCGCCTCGCGGGCGAGCGTGAGCCCGTTCGAGTGGATCCCCGAGGAGCGCCAGCCGACCAGCGCGTCGCCCGGTTCGGCCGCGCCGTCGAAGACGGCGTCTTTGGCGGCGAGGCCGGCGCAGGTGCCCGCCAGATCGAGCCCGTTGATGACGTCCGGCATCACCGCCGTCTCGCCGCCGACGAGCTCCATGTCGGCGAGCTCGGCGCCGCGGGCGAGCCCGTCGCCGACCTGTTCGGCGAACCGCTCGTCGGGCTCGTCGACCGCGAGGTAGTCGACGAAGGCGACGGGGCGGACCCCGGCGGCGACGAGGTCGTTGACGTTCATCGCGATGCAGTCGATGCCGACCGTCGAGTAGTCGCCGAGCGCCTCTGCGACGAGCAGTTTCGTCCCGACGCCGTCGGTCGCGAGCGCGAGGTACCGGTCGCCGATGTCGAGGAGGCCGGCGTAGTCGCCCTCGGCCTCGCCGACCGCGCCGATCAGCGCCGCGGTCGCCGCCTCGCTCGCGTCGATGTCGACGCCCGCGTCGGCGTAGGTGAGTTCGTCGCCGCCCTCGCTCGCCGCTCCATCGTCGCTCTCCCCCGTCTCGCCGCCGTCGCCCTCGGTCATGTGTGTCGAGGGACGCCCGCGGAGCAAAAGCGCACCGTTCCCGCCGGGCGGTCGAGGGCGGACCGACGGCGACTCAGAACGGCCCGCCGAAGCCGAGCCCGCCCACGAAGACGAGCCCGACCGTGAGAACCACGGAGACGACGAAGAAGCCGGCCCACGCCGCCTTGCTCCAGTCGAACACGGTCTTCCCGTCGAGCGGGCCGTACGGGATCAGGTTGAAGGCGGCGAGGAAGACGTTGATCGCGATCCCGCGGGAGCCGATCAGGGTGATCACGGGGCTACCGACGACCGGACCGAGCAGGAGCGCCGGGAGGAAGACGACGGTGAGAAGCAGGTTGACGACCGGCCCGGCGAGCGCGATGTGGCCGTGTTCCCGCGGGGTCAGCCGACCGCGGTGATGGACCGCGCCGGGCGCGGCGAAGATGAAGCCGAGCAGCGAGCTCATCACGGCCAGGAACAGCATGCTGTTGTCGGCCCGGAACTCGGCCACCTGGTCGTACCGGACCGCGACGACCTTGTGCGCGATCTCGTGGAGGAGGAACGCCACCCCGGCGGTGAGCAGGCCGACGAGCAGCGGCGGGATCACCCCCGCCGCGAGCAGCCGGTCGAAGCCGGCGGTGCCGTTGACGAAGAAGAACGTGAACGCGACGCCGAGCGCGAGCCACGCCACGAGCAGGTCGCGCAGCTCCGTGCCGCTGAAGTAGAGGCCGGCGATCCGGCGCCCTTTGAACGCCGAGCTCACGCTCGTCCCCCGCGCGTGTGTCGGGTCACGCGCCACCCCCGCCCGTGAGGGCGTTCCGGATCAGCTCCGCGCCGGCGTACGCGCCGTCGATCAGGAGCCGCCCCACCTCGTCGACGCCGCCGACTTCGGCGCCGAACATCGCCGGGATCACGTAGACGGCGAACAGGAAGCTCGCGACGATGCTGCCGACGTTCGTCATCGCGACGACGACGATGAGCTTGAACAGGGGGACGTCGAGCATCCGGGAGACCAGCGCGGAGGGCGACAGCGTCTCGTCCGAGAGCAGCTCGTTGAGCGTGCCGATGTCGCCGACGTTCACGGTGATGTGTCGGAGCTCGACGTAGCCGGTGAACCAGCCGGGCGCGAGCACCGGGTTGATCGAGGTCATCCACGCGACGGCGCCGCCGACGCCCGCGGAGGTCCACCGCGCGCCGGCGACCTTCGCGAACGCGAACGCGAAGACCCCGTTGATGAGGAACCACGCGCCGAACACCCGGAGCAGGAACGCGTTCTCGACGCCCGCCAGCGCGAGCAGGACGAAGAATCCGACGAAGCCGACGGTGATCGCGTAGCCGATCGCCTTCTTCCACGGCAGCCCGCCGCCGCCCCGCTCGCGGCCGACGAGGCTCTCCATGGGGGGAAGCGTCTCGGGGGCGGCGAGGTACCCCTCGATCCCCTCGCGGTGGCCCGCGCCGACGACGGCGACGACGTCCCTGCCGGCCTCTCGGAGTGCGACGAGGCGGTGGGCGATGAACGCGTCCCGCTCGTCGATGAGCGCCTCGGCGCCGCCCGGCGAGAACTGGCGGAACTCCTCCATCATCATCGTCACCACGTCGGTGTCGGTGAGCTCCTCGACGCCGAGCTCCTCGATGCCGCCGTGCTCCGGCTCTCCCCCGCCGTCGACCAGTCCGAGCAGCGCCGCCACGACGACGCCGAGCGTCAGACCGAGCGAGATCCCGAGGCCGAGACTGCCGATCGCCGTCACGGCGAAGCCGCCGAGGTACGTCGAGACGAGCCCGTTCGCGACGCCGGAGGCCGCCGCGGCGACCCCGGCGGCGACGCCGAGCCCGCTCGCCGCGTAGAGCCGGCCGTCCGGCGAGAGCGCGAGCTTCCCGACCTGATCGACGGCGATCCCGACCGCGACGGCGACCAACACGCCGCCGGTCACGCTGGTCAGCAGGGCGGTGGTCACGCCGAAGGCCCCGCCGAACAGGCCGATCGCCGGCCCCGCGAGGATCCCGACGAACAGCCCCGCGAGCACGCCGACGACCCGCGAGTCGGTGACGCCGAACGCGAGCCCGCCGACCATCCGGAGCTTCTCCGTGACCGTCATCCGTGCCCAGAAGCGCTGGATCGTCGTCTGGATGTCCCGGTCGACGAGGGCGACGTCGATCCCGAGCCCCTCGGCGACGTCGATGGCCGCGCGCATGTCCGCGCCCGGCTCGATGTCGAAGCGCTCGCCGAGCTGGGTCTGGACGTACGACAGCATCCAGTACGCGAGGAACTGGAAGACGGTGTTCCCGCGCAGGAGGTCGCTCGCGTCGAGGTCGTCGGGGGTCTCGCCCTGCAGCTGGCGGTATCGGCCCTCGTCGAGCTCGACGGCGACGACATCGGGGCGCTCGCGCTCGATCGCCTCCTCGACCTCGTCGACCGAGCGCTCGGAGACGTGCGCGGTGCCGACGACGGTCACGGAGCCGGGCGCGTCCCCGTCGCCGTCGCTCCCGGCGGATCCGACGCCCTCGTCGGGGTCCGACGTCGCCGCGGGGTCGCTCGCCGTCGGGGGCGCGGACGCGCCGTCGGAGCCCCCTGGCGTCTCTGTCATTGCCGGGACGTACCCCCTCGCCGCGTTTAGGGTTTGTGAGTCGATATCGGGCCGACGAGGTCGTAATCGATCCAACAAATTTGTATCCTCACGGCGCGGAGAGGCGATCATGTCGCGGCTGTTGCCCTCCCTGCCCGACGCGACTCCCGAGGACCGGGAGCCGCGGGTCGTGGGCGTCGACGACGAGGACGCGGACGACCTCATCGCGGCGCTCGGCTCCGAGACCGCCCGCGAGATCCTCACCCGCCTCCACGACGAGCCGGCGACCAAGTCGGAGCTCGCGGCCGAGGTCGACACGTCCCTCCAGAACGTGCAGTACCACCTCGCGAAGCTCGACGGGGCCGACCTCGTCGACGTCGTCGACACGACCTACTCCGAGAAGGGCCGCGAGATGGACGTGTACGCCGCCGCCGACGAGCCGCTCGTGCTGTTCGCCGGCGGCGAGGAGGAGTCGGCCGGGATCAAGAGCGCGCTGATGCGGCTGCTCGGCGGGTACGCGCTCATCGCGGCGACGGCCGCCGTCGCCCAGCGCCTCCTCTCGGTGGCGGGGCCGACGGCCCGCGTGACGACGACGACCGGAGACGGGGGCGGAGACGCCGGCGTCACCGCGGAGCAGTCCGGGGGTGACGGCGGGGGAGCCGACGCCGCCGCCGACGGCGGCGACGCGGCGGTCGACGGCACGGTCGAGTACGTCGTCGACCCGCTCGCCGACTACGCCGTCTCGCTGCTCGAACCGGGCGTCGTCTTCTTCATCGGCGCGGCGCTCGTGTTCACGGTCGCGTGGGCGTACTGGTACCGGACAGCCCGGACCTGAAGGCCGCCCGCGCGGGCGGAAGCGCCGCGCCCGTGGGACAGCTATTCATGCCGCCGCCACCACGGTCCGGTATGGAACACGAAGCCGAGGTCGTCGGGGTCGGAGCGGGCTCCGCGCCGGGCGGCGACGTGCCGGCGGTCATCCTCTCGGTCCGAGACGAGTACGTCCCGATCTTCGTCAGCGCCGACCAGGCGCAGTCGATCGGATTGGCGTTGGAGGGCGAGCCGTTCGACCGGCCGCTGACGCACGACCTGCTCGTCGACATCCTCACCGAGTTCGGCGGGGCGATCGACCGCGTCAGGGTCGACGACCTCCGCGACGGCACCTTCTACGCGAAGGTCGACGCGGAGCGGTACGAGAACGGCGAGCCGGAGCGGTTCGTCTTCGACGCGCGCCCCTCCGACGCGCTCGCGCTCGCCGTCCGGGTCGACTGCCCCGTCGTCGTCTCCGACGCGGTGATCGACGAGGCCGGCCGCTCCCCGGACTCCGTCCGCTTCGACGACGACCCGCCGGAGGGCTCCTGACCGCGGGGCGCGCGCCGGCCGTGGGACGCACACCGACGGTGGGACCCCGCTCCGCCGGCCCGAGAGCCGGAGGTTCAAGTCGCCCGCCTCCCCACCGCCGGTATGGACGAGACGGCGACCGTCGCGGAATCGCACACGGAGATGACCGAGATGCTGCTGCCGAACGACACGAACAACCTCGGGCGGGCGCTCGGGGGCGCCGTCCTCCACTGGATGGACATCTGCGGCGCCATCGCCGGGATGCGCTTCTCGAACCGGCAGGTGGTCACCGCCTCGATGGACCACGTCGACTTCATCTCCTCCATCGAGATGGGCGAGGTCGCCGTCATCGAGGGGTACGTGTTCAACGTCGGGCGCACGAGCCTCGACGTGAAGGTCGACGTGCGCGCGGAGAACCCGAGGACCGACGAACAGCGCCGCACGACGACCTCCTACTTCACGTTCGTCGCGCTCGACGACGAGGGGTCCCCCGCGAGCGTCCCGGAGCTGACCTGTCCGACGCCGGAAGAGGAGGCGCTGCGGGAGGAGGCGATCGAGGGCCGGCGCGAACAGCTCACCGACATCGTCGAGCGGTACGACCTCTGACCGACGCCCCCTACTCGCCGGCGACGACGTCGACCCGCGCCGTGTGCGACGAACCGAGCCCCTCGTGGGCTGCGACCGCCGCCTCGTGCGCACCCCTGACTCGCGAGGCGAACGCGCCGAGCGACTCTCCCTCCTCGGTGGCGGCGAGGTGGCTCGGGCAGCCGCAGTCGGACGCGCCGAACCCGTCGACCGGCCCCGCCCGGAGGCGCTCGGCGACCGCGCACTCGACGTCGGCGCCGACGCTCCGGACGACGCGGTCGATCCGGGCGTCCGGGTGACCGAGGAGGTGATCGACGTGCCAGTGGCGGACGTCGTGTTCGCCGCGCGCGGTCCGGCGGTGACGGTCGACGCGCGCGAACCCGCCCGCGCCGAGCGCGCTGCCGGTGTACGCGTAGACGCCCCCGTCGAAGCGGGCCTCGCCGAGCGCGCCGACCTCGATTACGGCGGGATCAGCGAGCTCCACGAGGAGGGTGTAGGTGCCGCCGTCGTCGGGATCGGGAGCCCCGGCCCCGCTCACGACAGCGCCTCCGGCGGGTCGCTCGCGGCGGGGCGGAGGTCGTCGACGAGGTCGCGCGCGTCGTCGGTGAGCCGGTACGTCTCGTGGACGTCGGCGGGGTCGCGGCCGCGGCCCGACAGCGTCCCGACGACGTCGGCGATCCGGTCGTAGTTGTCGCGGACGAGCCCGCCGACGATCCCCGGGGTGCCGGCGCGGTCGGCGAGCTCCTCGGCGGCCGAGCGCCCGGCGTACACCCGGCGCTCGCGGGGGTCGACGAGCACCATCGCGAACGGGCGCGAGCCGAACTGCGCGTCGAGGAACGGGCCGACCGGGTCGGCCTCCCACGGCACCGCGACGACGCCGTCCAGCCGGCGGAGCGCGAGGGCCGCGACCGAGCAGTACGGACAGTCGCCGTCGAAGATCAGCACCGGCGCGTCCGAGTCGTGACTCATGAGGATCGATACGTCCCGCGGCGGCTTAAGCGGCCGGCCGCCGGGGAAAACGAGGGCGAAAGACGCCGCCGCGTCTCAGTGCGAGTGACCGAGCGCGTCCTCGAGCGACTGCCCGAACCGCTCCTCGAACAGCTCCGCGGCCGTCTCGTTCATCTCCGCGATGTCCTCCGGCACGTCGCCCTCGCTGTGGTGGACGATGACGTGCGCCTGCTGGGCCATCGCCTGTACCACGACGTCGCTGACGACGCGGGTGGGCTGTTCGCCCTGCTCGCTGAGCACGTCGACGAGACCGGCGGGCAGTTCGAACGACTCCTCGTCACCGTCGGGACCGGTGATCGTGTAGGTTTCCGTCTCTCCCATACGTCTCGGTCGCGGTCGGGACATAAGGGTCTGTGGAAAGCGCGCGCGGCTGACGCACGCGCGTCCCGAACACCGGAGCGCCGGGTCTTCCCGCCTTTCCCGCCCCGGGGCTACCCGTGCGCCGAGATGGCCTTCACCGAGAAGCCGGAGAGGGCGATGCTCGCGAGGTACACCGCGATCGCGGTGACCACGATCGAGCCGCCGGACGGGAGCCCGAGCCCGATCGAGACGGCGAAGCCGCCGAGCACCGACAGCTGGCCGAAGATGACGCCGAGGTACGTCGTCTCGCGGAAGCTCCGGGCGACCTGCGAGGCGGCCGCGACGGGGACGACTAACATCGCGGCCACGAGGATGACGCCGAGCACCTGCATCGCGCCGACCACGACGACCGCGGTCAACACCACGAGCAGCGTGTTGTAGCCGGTGACGTTGAGCTGGGCGACCCGCGCCGCCTGCTCGTCGAAGGTGATGAAGAGGAGCTGCTTGTACGTCAGCGCCACGCCGGCGACGACGACGAGAGAGAGCGCGCCCATCAGCCGCGCGCCCTCGGCCGTGACGACCGCGAGGTTCCCGAACAGGTACCCCTCGATGTTGATCGCGGTCAGCCCGCGACCGTAGCTGACGATGAGGGTGCCGACCGCGAAGCTCCCGCTGAGCATGATCGCGATCGGCACGTCCCCGTAGGCGTCGGTGCGCTCGGTGAGCCACTGGACCGCGAGTGCCCCCGCGATCGCGACGGCGAGCGCGACGAGCAGCAGCGAGCTCCCCCACCCGGTCGAGGCGTCGACGAGGATCCCGATCGCGACCCCCGCGAACGCCGTGTGCGCCAGCGTCTCGCCGATCAGCGCCATCTCCCGGTGGACGAGGAACGACCCGACGAGCGGGGCGACGACGCCGACGAGCACGCCGACCGCCATCGACTGCCACATGATCGGGTGCCGGAACACGTTCGTCCCGAACGCGGCGTCCATACCGCGCCCGAACGCGCGGAACCCGGCGTACAGGTCGCTCGCGACCGGGAGGTCCTGCGCCCAGTACAGCAGGAGGAACCCGAGCATCCCGACCGCGACGACCGCCGTGAGGCCGAGCGCGGCGAGCTCGGCGGTCCGTCGAAGCCCGCGTTCGGGCCTCGCGTCCGCGGTCGGGTTCGCCTCCCCCTCGCCGTCCGCGGTCTCGGTCCCGCTCATCAGTGGTGGTGGTGGACGACCTGTCCGGTCGCGCCGTACGCCTCCGAGAGGGCGTCGCTCTCGACGAACGACTCGGTGTCGCCGTGGTGGTACAGCTCGGTGTTGATGCAGGCGATGCGGTTCGCGCGGTCGGTGACGACGCCGATGTCGTGCTCGATGAGGATGATGGTGATCCCGTCGTCGTTCAGCTCGTCCAAGAGGGCGTAGAAGGCGTCGCGCGACTCGGCGTCGACCCCCACGGTCGGCTCGTCGAGCGCGAGCAGGTCCGCGTCGCTCGCGAGGGCCCGCGCGATGTACGCGCGCTGCTTCTGCCCGCCGGACAGCTCGGTGACGAGCCGGTCGGCGAGGTCGCCGATCCCGACCGTCTCGATGGCGTCGGCGACGGCGGCGCGGTCGGCCTCGGAGAGCCGCCCGCGGCCGGCGTGCGCGAACCGGCCCATGGTGACGCACTCGCGGACCGTGACGGGCATCGCGCCGCCGCGGCTCGTCGCCTGCTGCGAGACGTAGCCGATCCGGCCGCCGTCGTCGAACTCGTCGACCGGGCGACCGAACAGCTCGACGGTCCCCTCGTCGGGCTCGTGGAGCCCGAGCATGAGGTGGAGCAGGGTCGTCTTGCCCGAGCCGTTGGGGCCGACGAGTCCGAGGAAATCGCCCGCCTCGACCGTCAGAGAGACGTCTCTCACGGCGGCGGTGTCGCCGTAGGCGAACGTCACGCCGTCGAGGTCGACGATCGCGGTCACTGCGTGTCTCCTCTCTGGGTCGGCCGAACGTTTAGCTCTTTTAGTCCGTCGCCGACGGCGGGGCAGTCGGCCGGCGGCGCCCCGTCGGGATGGCGGGTCACTGCGCCCCGAACGCCCGCTCGAACGCGGGGACGTTGACCTCGGTCATCTGTTCGAGGTAGCCGTAGCCGGCCTCGTTCCACTCCTCTGTGGTCCCGCCGGCCGGGCTGACGGGCATCGTCTCCGTGGCGTCGCTGTTCTCGACGACCGTCTCGGCGAGCCGCGGCGACTCGAAGCGGTCGTAGAGGACCGTGTCGATCCCCTCGGCGTTCACCAGTTCGATGGTGTCGGCGATCTCGCTCTGGCTCGGCTCGTTCTGCGGCGAGACGC
Above is a window of Halorubrum depositum DNA encoding:
- the leuD gene encoding 3-isopropylmalate dehydratase small subunit; amino-acid sequence: MSSPEFSDGEAPAEKVTEVKGTGIPVRGNDVDTDQIIPARFLKVVTFDGLGQFAFFDQRFDDDDNEKEHPFNEEKYQGANVLVVNANFGCGSSREHAPQALMRWGIDAVVGESFAEIFAGNCLALGIPTVTADQESIEALQDYVEANPDAEVDIDVAAETITYDDTVIDATVHDAQRKALVEGVWDTTALMGANAGAVRETARSLPYVPEADIPGDEA
- a CDS encoding DUF555 domain-containing protein, whose product is MSNYEVAMEAAWLVRDVEETDDAIGVAVSEAGKRLNETDKQYVEVEPGVTGCPACGEPFDAAFLAANTALVGLLLEIDIFNADSEEHAERIAKSEVGGALRDVPLEVIEIIETEGDEDDDGDE
- a CDS encoding isocitrate/isopropylmalate family dehydrogenase, coding for MSHEVAVIEGDGIGREVVPAALEVLEAFDLGFEFVRGEAGDATKEATGEALPAETYELAAGADATLFGAAGETAADVILPLRDAVDSFVNVRPAKAYPGVDALRPETDVVFLRENTEGVYSGHEDRLSEDLSTLTRVVTSSASRELAEYACEFVADGRGPAGGPEDGFTVAHKANVMRETDGRFREEMLAVADERGVDADEELMDAFATKLPLDPTQYGVIVCPNLAGDVLSDLAAGLVGGLGLLPSANVGHDNALFEPVHGTAPDIAGQGVANPTAAILSAAMLLEYLGYVEEGGRVRDAVEGVLSNGPRTGDLGGDATTDEITAAIVDRL
- a CDS encoding CBS domain-containing protein, with the translated sequence MELPTPQDLRERRTTLELTQSELADAADVSQPLIARIEGGDVDPRLSTLRRIVNALQEAEGEVVRASDLMNETVISVAPDDAVREAVDLMEEEAYSQLPVLQNGVPVGSISQGDVVHAGENVGDHPVSEVMSESFPTVAPSATVDEVRNLLDHYKAVMVTDGGETVGIITEADIAAHLS
- a CDS encoding metalloprotease — protein: MSSAFKGRRIAGLYFSGTELRDLLVAWLALGVAFTFFFVNGTAGFDRLLAAGVIPPLLVGLLTAGVAFLLHEIAHKVVAVRYDQVAEFRADNSMLFLAVMSSLLGFIFAAPGAVHHRGRLTPREHGHIALAGPVVNLLLTVVFLPALLLGPVVGSPVITLIGSRGIAINVFLAAFNLIPYGPLDGKTVFDWSKAAWAGFFVVSVVLTVGLVFVGGLGFGGPF
- the purM gene encoding phosphoribosylformylglycinamidine cyclo-ligase, whose amino-acid sequence is MTEGDGGETGESDDGAASEGGDELTYADAGVDIDASEAATAALIGAVGEAEGDYAGLLDIGDRYLALATDGVGTKLLVAEALGDYSTVGIDCIAMNVNDLVAAGVRPVAFVDYLAVDEPDERFAEQVGDGLARGAELADMELVGGETAVMPDVINGLDLAGTCAGLAAKDAVFDGAAEPGDALVGWRSSGIHSNGLTLAREAATRDHAYADPCPFEGYETVGDALLEPTRIYTDLLDPMRERGVRGAAHVTGGGWTNLTRLGDHRYVVDDAFDPQPVFEFVQAEGNVPDEEMYRTFNMGTGFVAALDPESAESLAAETGGRVIGRVEEADPTAAGDGDDAEAGTVSIRGLEL
- the leuC gene encoding 3-isopropylmalate dehydratase large subunit → MSEGTLYDKVWDRHKVTELPTGQDQLFVGLHLVHEVTSPQAFGMLKERGKEVAFPERTHATVDHIVPTGNRDRPFKDEAAETMMSELEENLRGSGIDFSDPDSGNQGIVHVIGPEQGLTQPGMTIVCGDSHTSTHGAFGALAFGIGTSQIRDVLATGCVAMEKQKVRRIEVTGELGEGVTAKDIILTIIGKLGTDGGVGHVYEYGGEAIESLGMEGRMSICNMSIEGGARAGYVNPDETTYEWLRETDAFKDDPEKFERLKPYWESIRTDDDAEYDDVVTIDGSAIEPTVTWGTTPGQTAGITEPIPDPDDLPEEDRDTARRAQKHMRVEPGDTMEGYEIDVAFLGSCTNARLKDLREAAAFVEGREVDDDVRAMVVPGSQRVRDAAEAEGLDEIFTEAGFDWREPGCSMCLGMNDDQLVGDEASASSSNRNFVGRQGSKEGRTVLMSPIMVAAAAVTGVVTDVREMEEVATV